In Centropristis striata isolate RG_2023a ecotype Rhode Island chromosome 1, C.striata_1.0, whole genome shotgun sequence, one DNA window encodes the following:
- the LOC131980002 gene encoding rho GDP-dissociation inhibitor 1-like, whose amino-acid sequence MAEDEVPVEQLEAIAAENEEQEPVNYKPPAQKSLKEIHDLDKDDESLRKYKETLLGPGASEADPNITNVQVTQMALICEAAPNPLVLDLTGDLEAFKKQSFVLKEGVEYKIKISFKVNREIVSGLKYVQQTYRKGIRIDKSDYMVGSYGPRPTEYDFLTTVEEAPKGLVARGNYVIKSKFTDDDKHDHLSWEWNLNIKKDWKD is encoded by the exons ATGGCTGAGGACGAGGTTCCTGTGGAGCAGCTAGAAGCGATCGCGGCGGAGAACGAGGAGCAGGAGCCGGTGAACTACAAGCCTCCAGCCCAGAAGTCTCTGAAGGAGATCCACGACCTGGATAAGGATGACGAGAGTCTACGCAAATACAAGGAGACGCTGCTGGGCCCCGGGGCCTCCGAGGCCG ATCCCAACATCACAAACGTCCAGGTGACCCAGATGGCTCTGATATGTGAAGCGGCCCCGAACCCTCTGGTCCTGGACCTGACAG GAGACCTTGAAGCCTTTAAGAAGCAGTCGTTTGTTCTGAAAGAAGGTGTTGAATACAAAATAAAGATCAGCTTTAAG GTGAACAGAGAGATCGTTTCGGGTCTGAAGTACGTGCAGCAGACGTACAGGAAAGGAATCAGGA TTGATAAGTCGGACTACATGGTGGGCAGCTACGGGCCCCGACCCACCGAATACGACTTCCTCACCACCGTCGAAGAGGCTCCTAAAGGCTTGGTCGCCCGCGGCAACTACGTCATCAAGTCCAAGTTCACTGATGACGACAAGCACGACCACCTGTCCTGGGAGTGGAACCTGAACATCAAGAAGGACTGGAAGGATTAA